A DNA window from Theobroma cacao cultivar B97-61/B2 chromosome 5, Criollo_cocoa_genome_V2, whole genome shotgun sequence contains the following coding sequences:
- the LOC18600127 gene encoding F-box protein At5g03970, with protein MKSRRMSHDNFVHTALSCDDIMCNILLRLPPESISKLIIVSKRWLHLICSSSFHHSYLSRWKVGFNLLGFFVCNSLYLGRPQGGARRPHSEPALPLLSTSREGDDIKFSGILKQLGYFIDSSNGLLLCGRHPKAYYVWDPVTKQQNKLPRPRVYFEELCMALIVEDSPDNDICYRVIRAKCESRFDEINIVTIETFSSKTSTWSYSKLTCSSTISLSPWTSATVIGGVIHWYAAQGNVAIYDPDHEEKRIALVKLPGTYDFDEQVLGESSDGCLQYGWSCKAGLEIWVLEKDVGGYTSLFSSNKQSNVNWTKRYKLNFKIMWKKNPTVATKLITRSKETEILSFLPQNSESVFIRSGSNIFLYHFKTERVEVVQYQGRGSSILWDFSKVVPYFKRAWPHSALCGIGNSRT; from the coding sequence ATGAAGAGTAGAAGGATGAGTCATGACAATTTCGTTCATACTGCATTGAGTTGTGATGACATCATGTGCAATATCCTCCTGCGGTTACCACCAGAATCTATTTCCAAGCTCATTATTGTATCAAAGAGGTGGCTTCACTTGATATGCAGCTCTTCTTTTCATCACAGTTACTTGAGTCGATGGAAAGTGGGTTTTAACCTATTAGGATTTTTCGTTTGCAATTCCTTGTACCTTGGAAGACCTCAAGGTGGTGCTCGTCGCCCTCATTCAGAACCTGCTCTTCCATTGCTGTCTACTAGTAGAGAGGGTGATGATATAAAGTTTTCTGGGATCCTCAAACAGCTTGGTTACTTCATTGACTCTTCCAATGGCCTTCTTCTTTGTGGTCGCCACCCAAAGGCCTATTATGTATGGGATCCTGTCACCaagcaacaaaataaattacctCGTCCTCGGGTGTACTTTGAGGAGTTGTGCATGGCCTTAATTGTTGAAGACTCCCCCGACAATGATATCTGCTACAGGGTTATTCGAGCAAAATGTGAAAGCAGATTTGATGAAATCAACATTGTTACTATTGAAACTTTCTCATCAAAGACCAGTACATGGAGTTATTCCAAGCTTACATGTTCTTCAACTATATCCCTATCTCCTTGGACTTCGGCTACTGTGATTGGAGGCGTCATCCATTGGTATGCAGCCCAGGGGAATGTAGCCATTTATGACCCAGATCATGAAGAGAAGCGTATTGCTTTGGTTAAACTCCCAGGGACATATGATTTTGATGAGCAAGTTCTTGGGGAGTCGTCAGATGGGTGTCTACAGTATGGTTGGAGCTGTAAAGCAGGCCTGGAGATATGGGTTCTTGAAAAGGATGTAGGTGGTTATACATCCTTATTCTCAAGTAACAAACAGTCAAATGTTAATTGGACCAAGAGATATAAgttgaatttcaaaataatgtgGAAGAAGAATCCAACAGTTGCAACAAAACTTATTACAAGGTCCAAAGAAACTGAAATATTGTCGTTTCTTCCTCAAAATTCAGAATCAGTCTTCATTAGATCTGGATCAAACATATTTCTCTATCACTTCAAGACTGAAAGGGTGGAAGTGGTTCAGTACCAAGGTCGTGGATCTTCTATCTTATGGGATTTTTCCAAAGTAGTACCCTACTTTAAACGAGCTTGGCCCCATTCTGCCTTGTGTGGCATTGGAAACAGCAGAACATGA